The following proteins are encoded in a genomic region of Chaetodon auriga isolate fChaAug3 chromosome 8, fChaAug3.hap1, whole genome shotgun sequence:
- the LOC143324522 gene encoding endothelin-2, which yields MSTNTSVLILITLWASMQDGLGLPVVKQLEVESSDSVPTQRERTKRCACSSPLDSECHYFCHLDIIWVNTPSKTTIYGLGSALSRRKRSAGRCTCANPDDQTCTNFCLHGPQVTSPNRSVKRRQLNLLSILRAVARRSKRALDAPVSDKAQRKNTR from the exons ATGTCTACTAACACCAGCGTTCTTATTCTCATCACTCTCTGGGCTTCCATGCAGGATG GTTTGGGTCTTCCAGTGGTGAAACAGCTGGAAGTGGAGTCCAGTGACAGTGTCccaacacagagggagaggaccaAGCGCTGTGCCTGCAGCAGTCCGCTGGACTCTGAGTGCCACTACTTCTGCCACCTGGACATCATCTGGGTCAATACGCCCAG taaGACAACAATTTATGGTCTAGGCAGCGCTCTGTCCCGACGCAAAAGGTCCGCTGGCCGCTGCACCTGCGCCAACCCTGATGATCAAACTTGCACCAACTTCTGCCTTCACGG CCCTCAAGTCACCTCCCCAAACAGATCTGTAAAGAGACGTCAACTCAACTTACTCAGCATCCTGAG AGCTGTGGCCAGGAGATCCAAGAGAGCTCTGGACGCACCTGTTTCAGACAaggctcagaggaagaacacGCGCTAA